DNA sequence from the Malus domestica chromosome 06, GDT2T_hap1 genome:
GGTTGCCATCACATAATGGGCACAAATCACCATCGATCAGTCGATTGCATATACTTTGGAGCCCAACTAAATGAGATCCATtatgaaagtgcttttaaaatgactgaaagtatTTTTAATGAGAGTGCTTTTGGAATTAATGcgtagtaaaaatgcaagtgaatcatgaaaaaatatttaaaaatgttttttgCAAAAACTATATAGTTGCTACCTCCTGCAACAAGCATTTAAGTATTTATGAAACCTAGAAGCACTTTTACCAATAGTACTTTCAGTTAGCCTCCAATGTCCAATGAACTTAAAGAGTCCCAttgggatttttttcttttactttaaagaaaataaatttgtacatgcaatttttctctttcttcacaTTTTTGTTTACTTCTGTTTTTTCATTATCTTTTGATTTATTAATCAAATGACCAATGGTAAACATGAGTGTATAATGGGACGAGAGAGAATGTGTGAAAAGTGACAAAAGTGTTTACAATGAAAAAGAGTATGATGGTGAGTTGTCAAATAAAactattttcaaaataatttaagagTTAAGCTTTGAAATTTATAGAAAACTCGGAGCTTGAGGATGGATATTCATACTCCAGAAGTTCTTTGCAATTGGAATTGAAATCGAAATCCCTAAAAATGCAATAAGAGCAGGAAAGGTTTTATTTTCACACGTGTGAGCCCACAACCCTGGTTGCACAGAAACCCCAAACTCCCACCAGTAATCCACGAAGACTAACTCTGAGGCAGAGAAATGGATAGACCACCCCATATGAGGTCCTCCTGTGTCTTCCTAACAAGATAACACtcatctcactctctctctctcactctctcactctctctctctcactctctcactctctccctctccctctctctctcctcccgctttctctctctaaagacTCAGTCTTTCCATGGCAATTTCCACAGCAGCAGCTGCAGCTGCAACCTCAGCTTCCTCAAAGCTCGCATACCCATATGCCTCCACAGCCTCCCCGTCCCCCACAACCTCTTCTTTCTCCATTAGACCTTCTTCCAAGCTCACCCacctctcctcctccttcctcaaCCCCTccaccatcctccacctcacacCCGCCTCCAACACCCGCCACCACCGCCGCAACTTCACCGTCAAAGCCGCCAGAGGTAAGTTCGAGCGCAAGAAGCCCCATGTCAACATCGGCACAATCGGCCACGTCGACCACGGCAAGACCACCCTCACCGCAGCCCTCACCATGGCCTTGGCCTCCATCGGCAATAGCGTCTCCAAGAAATACGACGAAATCGATGCCGCCCCGGAAGAGCGCGCCCGTGGAATCACCATCAACACCGCCACCGTCGAGTACGAGACCGAGAACCGCCACTACGCCCACGTCGACTGCCCCGGCCACGCCGATTACGTCAAGAACATGATTACCGGCGCCGCCCAGATGGACGGCGCCATTCTCGTCGTCTCTGGCGCCGACGGCCCAATGCCGCAGACCAAAGAGCACATCTTGCTGGCGAAGCAGGTGGGTGTGCCGAACATGGTGGTTTTCCTGAACAAGCAGGACCAGGTGGACGACGAGGAGCTCTTGCAGCTCGTCGAGTTGGAGGTGAGAGAGTTGCTTTCTTCCTATGAATTTCCTGGTGATGATGTGCCTATTATTTCTGGATCTGCACTGCTTGCACTAGAGGCTCTAATGGCGAATCCCACCATTTCGCGAGGCGAAAATCAATGGGTTGATAAGATTTATGAACTTATGGACTCTGTTGATGATTACATTCCGATTCCTCAGAGGCAGACTGAGCTGCCATTTTTGATGGCGATCGAAGATGTGTTTTCGATCACTGGCCGTGGCACTGTCGCCACTGGCCGTGTCGAGAGGGGGAAGGTTAAGGTCGGAGACACCGTCGACATTGTTGGCTTGAAGGACACCAGGAACACAACTGTCACCGGTGTCGAAATGTTTCAGAAAATTCTTGATGATGCCATGGCTGGTGACAATGTGGGGTTGTTGCTTAGGGGTATCCAGAAGATTGATATCCAGAGAGGGATGGTGTTGGCCAAACCCGGGACTATTACCCCGCATACCAAATTCGAGGCGATTGTgtatgtgttgaagaaggaagagggggGAAGGCATTCACCGTTCTTTTCGGGTTACAGGCCGCAGTTTTACATGAGGACTACTGATGTCACCGGGAAGGTGACTTCGATTATGAACGATAAGGATGAGGAGTCGAAGATGGTGATGCCTGGCGATCGCGTTAAGATTGTGGTCGAGCTGATTGTTCCGGTGGCGTGCGAGCAGGGGATGAGGTTTGCCATCAGAGAAGGAGGGAAGACTGTTGGAGCTGGTGTTATTCAATCCATTATTGAGTGATAGAAAATACAAATTATGTGGTGGTCTCAACTTGTTTTTGCAATTTGGTGCCCAACTTGAACTCTCTCAGCTTCAATTTTTATCTGGTTTTTGACATTTTGAAGCAATTTCCACCATGAAATGTTATATATCTTGTAGGTTTCATCATCTTGATTTGCTCTGCTTTTTGTGATCACTAACGTTATTGTTGCATTTTATAGCTCATATTTTGTATGTTACCACATGATTCAACAGCTAGAAACCGCTCATGTCCGGCCTTAGGCCATAGCATGTAAATGGTAAAGTGTAATCTGTCACGAGAATATACAAATTTCTGACCGATTTGCCATGCCGCCGCTGTTTGAGCTTCAAACGATATGGCCACGGGATTGCCTAAAAATTAGGTGAACAAAAATTTGGTACTAGCATATAGATTAGTAGATAATATATTCACTAAACCTGCCATACTCTGCTAATCATCACTAATTATAAAAAGTCTGCCTTTAAAACAAGCTGTTTATATATAAATAGACATTTAACGACACATTGTATACGATACAGTACACACATTGCCTTGCTGCAGACAAATATTGTCCATCTCAAAGACAACTCTCTTACTTGACTAGCATAGAACTATCTTTCCTAAAACCATGCTCCACTGTGTATGCTGTGAGTGCCGGAAGATACACCGTCCTTAGCGACTAAGATCAGTCCTCGGCGTCCTGCAGAAAGCTTTGTATTCTGATGAGTTCATATATCCAAGAATATGGTTGATGCAATCAACTCTTGCACGAATGTCGCCCTCTGCCTCCTCTCTTCTCTATCCTTTTCACAAGCTTCATCTGGCGGAGATGGCTCGCCGCTGCACAGACAAAATGCATCAGTAACAGGGCATCAACAGGCATCACCATGAAAtcacatatcctaaatgttaGTTAGCGAAACCAGTACAACTTGCAGCGGAGTCGTGCCATCATGACTTTACCCAACAAAGTAGAAGAAGGGCAACGGAAGAGTAATAAAAGGAATTAATAACAACTTGGCGAACTACCCACTTACGACAAATATCAGAGCAAAATGAGGTGAAACAACCGAAGAAGCATTAATAACAAGTAGTGAATTACCGACTTATGACAAATATCAGGGCAAAATGAAGTGAAACAATTTAATACTGCATCTTGATGAAACATGTGGGAAACGTCACGGTTCTACATTGGATGACACAAGCACAACTGCGAGATAATGGTTGGGTTTCCTTGTTTCCTGCTTCCTATTTCTCTTCATCACCCCCGCAGAAAACTGCCTAACTGGTGTGATGGAATTGTAACTGTCCTTTACTTTTAGTTCGAAAGTGAAGTTGGTTGGAATTGAAGTAACATAACATTTCAAAAAGTAAAGACCCCATGTAACGTAAAAAGCACTATCCCATAATTCCCAGATGATTATGCAACTTTTCAGACATGTACACTTAAGGTGTCAACCATATATTTCGAACGGTAGTAAACTCGTCAGATAAAGTTCCAAATCAATACCACACAAAGCTAATAGTGTTCATTGGTTATTAGAATCAGTGAAAGTAAACGATTAAACAAGAGGTTACGAGACAAAGATAGGAAACAAGAGGAAAGAGATACAATCATATTACGATAACTTAGACCCTAACAGAACTAAACAATTTAAAGGATTTGCAAAATCAATATATCTTGAAATTTTTGAAACCGTAACTGAAAGCAGATTTAGATGCAATGTAAGCCTTTCCCAGATACCAAATAGTTATTAGggttagaaaaaatatataaaccacAAATCTTCTTTTTTGGAAAGCTTATAAAAAGAAGATCTTTCGTACTATTGGAACATATGGTAAGGACATTTAGTTTCTGCTTTATGAAATCACCATATACCTGGgttttgaagacccatttgcgATCATATCATCGGTCCATAATACATGGTGATATTAAAATAAAGATTTCTAAAGTTTGTAATCCCTATTGTACCTCACACTCAAACAATCACTAATATGGTATCGTTAAACTTTCATTAAACAGCAAAAGGAGTGTACCTTTTTAGGCCGCAAGTGACGGGGGAATCGATATCGGAACAAACATCTTCGGGGATACCTGTAGGGTCTGGAAAAGATATATTGCAGATAAATGGTGAGAGGAGAGGATCAGGTGCAGATTCCTGTGCATATGACCTTCCATTTTTCAGCAGTGCCTTCCCAAGCATTGCTGAACTACCAGGCCACAAACCGGATTTTTGAGATTTTCTCCTGTGCTGAAAGATAACAGATGAATCCTTTAAGGGTCCGACAATGATCAACAAAGTTATTGGCTAAATTGACTATTATGAATCCCATGACCCAGTATAGGTAATAATACCTTGAAGGAGCTTGCATGATGTACCGTAAAATGTGCAATTACATCTTTCCCCAGATTCGCAGCGCACAAAGGACAAACCTGCAATAGTGGGATTAAAGCAGCCATCAGGTTCAAATTCTAACTGAAATATCCATCAATTTCACACAGCATCTTTTTTGTCGAAACCTTAAAGGAATGACTCAAGAATTCAATTTTGATAACATCTATCTCCCTTAAATCGCACTCGACAAAATATCAGGTAAAGGAAAGCGCTTACTGCATTTTTAAAGTTAAAGCAGTGTTCTTCCTCCAAGTGGCTGCAGAGCAATGGGACTTCAATATCCACATAACAGAAAGGGCATGGAAAACAAGATTTTGCATCGTCATCTCCTTCAGAATCTTCCAAAGCCATATGATTATCTGTTTAACATATATAGAAGATGGAAGATCGATCAATAGATAAATAAATCGCAGATGTATATATGTACACGTGTATATGCGCACACACGTGGATTTAACAAGAAGAAATCAAACGCTTCGAGAAGGTTGATCTCATATTAAAAGAAAGTACTTGTTTCCATTAAAGCAACATCTCAAATGTTCAGCCATTTAAATTACGGGATCAAACACATGCAGACAAGCACGCATGCACACACACTCAAACGGACACAAAAATGACTATATTAGAATGATAGAACCTAACACGCAGCTATTACTCCGGCCCCAAGAAATTACTATAAGCGAACTCTTTGCCTTGCATTGGGTGATCAAGCACGGGATATTCATGAAACAAACACCATTTGATTCTTCCCCAATCGGACAATAGGCAGAGACTAAGAAAATATGAATGCATCTTGTTATCTATACACTGCATAAACTGCAAATGAATTAACCAGTCTCAACAACCATCCAAAAGCGGATTTTTCATCTTTCTCCATATGTTTTTCAATCGAACCCTCAAATTTCTCACCTTCACGAATAACAACACTAGAAGCATCAAGCTCAGATTTTCCCTCACCCAAGGCCTTTGACAAAAGGGCTTCTGCTTCCTTCAATATCTGCTCTCTCAGTCTCTCCAGATCTTCCTGAGAACACTCAAGTTCTGATTTTTCTACATTTCCCTCTCCGAAATTTTCGTGCCCATCATATTCTTCACATTCACTATAATTTTCCTCATTTTCTTCATCCGCAGTATAATTTGTCATGCTGATATATCCTCTTTAGTCTCTCTTTTGTGGGGTTGATAAACCCCAATATAATCAAACTTTCTCCACCTAATTAATCAAAGCTTCTTAATTTCCATGTGGCCTATGCCAAACCCTAATTCAATCAGAAATTGAGGGGCCCAAATAATCACACAAACAGGCAACCCTAAGTCCCTACTGCAATATTACAAACAGGGAAAGCTTTTATGAACAAATCTAGGAAACTTGATAAAATTACCAATCTAGCATCATACGAGATATGGAAAATCTCAGATTTTCCggacttttttattttattaaaatgtgATATTTTCCCATATTTATATTTCAGGATAAAACATTATCCGCTTCAAAATTCAAGCAAAAATAGATCATTTAAACCAGGGTTTAACAAAACAATTAGTAAAAAACAATGTGCCAATTTCTTTCTTAAATCCAACCAAAGTTTTAACCTTTAATCCCAACCCAGTTCTAGAAATCTCTCACACAAGCATTGCTTTactcaaacataaaaaataaaaaataaaaaataaaaaataaaaaataaaaaataaaaaaaactcaatcGGTGCAAGTTTTATTAAATTTAAGGACCTCAATTAACGGATTTTTAGTTCAGGACCAAATTTAAAATACGGTGAAAGGAAAAGGACTACTAAATTTTACTCAAAACAAAATGTTGAAGCAAAAACAGAAAATTGAAGTACCATAGTGAAGGCGAGCAGCATGAACAGCAGAAAAGCTCTTAGCTGTATGAACCCTGGAAGCCCACAAGTCAGCGTCCATGGTGAGCCAACTCTCCGGCGACCCAAGTCAGCTTTTTCCGGCGAGGAACGGTGGAAACGGTCCCCTTGGGAAATGGGTTGGGATCAAGAGCTTAAAGTTCGAAGCTTTGAGAGAGATTTTGGGGTGTGAGTGGTATGGTGATGTTTTGCTTACTCACCCTCCTCTCTCATATATTGCTCTGACACTGAGTTTTTTCTGACACACAAAAGATACTTGATGATAGATGACACGtagactttttatttatttattacaccattgtttttattttttatttttaccataatgatgaaaacctGTTAAATTATTTGTATAACAAGCACATTCGAATTTCATCGATAACTAATTTgatatttaatttaacaaaatttatcgtttaagaaaaaaaatattatacatGATTAATTGCAGTTGTGCTAGTCAATTGTCAATCTGTTTGTCAAAGTGCAGAGAAAACCATgattttattctatttttatttaattatttaaatattatatttgcTTTCATGCTGCATTTGACATGTATTAAAGCAGGATTAGtctaatttaataattaatgcgattgtttcttttttcttggtcAAGTAATTAATGTGATTGTTTAATGaccacaagaaaagaaaaaagaaaaaaaggagttGGTTTTATTTTATATGACTCGTGTGAAATAACCTTTCTGCGCATCACATGGAAGCTTTTGGCAGGTCTTGAAAGAAGCCATTGATGCTGATGTTGCACATCTTTTGGGCCCTTTTTCTTAATTGTGAATGACGTGAGGTAATTTGGTGAGATTTGGATTCTGGGAGCAAGGCTACAATACTCTGACGGATAGTGATAGTTATCCGCTTATTTTTACTTATCACAtgcgttttttaatttttaatcatcggatcaaataaattaaagaatattattaattaaaaaattaacaaaaatatataaaaagtaaaaataaatgtctGAAATACTACTTAGAGTCCTTAAATCCGATTTAATGATTGTCTAATTTCTTTTTACTAACGTTGAATTGAATCTAATGACTCTAAGTAGCAGTACTTAATATTTCCACGTATTATAGAATAGATGTCTTGAAAATTATGTTCATTGTTTATAAAATTCAACGTAATGTTGCTTTAAATGTGACTCTTATGATATTCATTTATTTGGAGTTAGGAAAATCACGAATTGAaataatatttatgttttaataaTTGTACGGAAGGCAAGATAGGGAACTCTTAGACGAGATTCGCTTTCAAGAAATTCATATACTAATTTTGCACCCCATAATCTTAAAAATGTACGTGAAAACATACTTCACTAAAATATATATGCGATAACTTTACTTTCTAATGCATCTCCAATTTTACGTCTAGGATTTGTCTGATAACAAAGCGAGCATGTGCCGCCTTGACAATTACAAGTTAGGTTATTTCCAACTTACCTCCAAATTTGTCGGGGTTTTCGAACTCGTGCCCTAACCAGAAAATACAAAACACTTAGGTTTTAGGTGATCAACTTTGATACACAAAGattaataatgcaaaaaaaaGATGGGGAAACAGATGGGGGTGACAAGGACAACCTAATAACCCAAGTGTCCAAGACTCAAAGCATAGATAAGCATGCGATAACAAGTTGGACAAAAAGTTGCTTTAGTGAGGAGGATGGTGGTGACTTAGTGAGTGGTTCATGCATGAACTTGGACTAGGACTAGGACGGTGCATTACACCTAGAAAAAGAGCCAAAAAACAAATGCTCAAAAGATGGGGTGGGACAACTTCTTCTCTTAAAGGGATTAGCTCAATGTTCTAATTTCTAAAATATTCAAACCCACCAAAGGGGATTTGTAgttctcttttgttttcaatttataaaataatcaaTATTTGAGACTAGTTTTCCATAAGTATAGTGACAAGTAATAGTTTGCTTGGCATGAAAGGAACTTAACAAAATCCAAAAGGCATGTGAAAAGGAACTAAGGTCTCGTCTGATGACTCGACCTGAATTGAATTGTCTTAGTTGAATTAGACTAATATATTAGTCGCTTTTTGGTGAACTTGTAAATGTTGGAACTGAGCTTATTAAATTGGAAAGGAGTCCAATATATTATGTCTCTCAAGTGTTGTTAGAAGGGTTAGACATAATAGGATTGGCTTGTGCTGAACTCCAATCTTAATCCAATCTTAGTCACCAAGCAAATACAATGGAATCACAATATAATCAGTGGATAATTTAGGCTACACAAAATAACTAATGTTTGGGATTTGTTAGTTTTGTTGACTAAGTAAAACAATAATCCACTCAAATAGGAGATGGATTATGAAGACATTATTAATTGACATATTAATAATGATAAATGAGAAATATGCTTGGTATGGTAGACTTGATCTAACCTAAGATGCTCCATCCTAAACCGTAGCATGACCACTATAAATCGGGGAGTCTTAATGAAACACTcatgatactgttcacttttaacgttaatgacatttttacactaaaaattcactcctgatactattcacttacaacacatttttgtccttttggttaaaactcaaagttttcaagtcattttcataaGTGTTCCTTATAAATAAAGGTCTTGCGGAAGGGTTAAAGGCATCATAAAATAGCAGCCTCACACTAGCCAGCCGAAATTCCTCTTGGGAATTTATTCTCCGTCACAAAGTTTTCTTAAAACACTCGGTTCACCAAGGTGGAGGCGGGGACTTAAAGAGGAAACTCTTGGAAGCCACTCGAAGTAGCCAACTCTCCACCCTATGTCCCAAACCTGTGCATGAAGGTCTAGCTTGTACATGTGTCTTCATTGTTCCTCGCTCGAAGGTTGTAAGAACAAGACGATCGTTCGACTCAAGGCATAACTTCTAACTTGAGTATTCGTATAcatttagggtgcgtttgttgcaccagactgtctcggactgggcTAACTTCAGGGATTAAGCTAGACtgacttagactagactaaactGGACTGATTTAGTAAAGCGTTTGATGCattgtcggactaagaagcaggactataatattatattatttaatctatatttattaatattttatttttaatttaatatatcaattaatattttgtattacttTATCTTTTTCCCTATTTTTCTAGAACCATCTTCCTCTCCAATCTCTTCATTCATCCTTGCCCTCTGCTTTGGTTTCTGTTGGTTTGTTTTAGCTTGCCTCGGTGTAGGCTTCTGTGTTCGTTCTGGCATCTTTGCCCTGGCTTTCAATCCCAGtttctaccaaaaaaaaatctcttcattcatCTTTTTCTCCGCCACTCCCTCCCCATTCTCCTTTTCTCCCATTTTTGTCCCTCCTTTTCTTTGTACCAGTCTCCTTTCCCTCAATTTTTTCTCCGGTTTTACTTCTGTACCAGTGTCCCATCTCCCCTCCCtccccttttatttatttttctattttcttcatatttGGTACCTATATTTTCTGGACAAATCATAGTTGTGCAAGAAAAATCACTCAAATTCACTTTACCCGATGCTAAAGTTTTCAATCTTGCACCAATCCTTTGCACAAAATTTCCCTAACTATGTTTCCAACCCAACCCTTTGCACCCAAaactttttaatttcaaaatctcAGGTCACAATCTCTGAGCAATGATGTTGTCGACAGAAGAATCTGGGTCACCATGAGCAACGAGGTTGTTGTTGTCCAGCCACCATGGCTGATGTCGGTGGTGGAAGAATCTAGGTCAGTATCTCTGATCAATGATGCCAAGCAACCCAGCCACCATGAATGTTTGAAGCTTCAATCAAAGAGAGAGGAAATAcataaagaaagagaaaaatggGGACTGGGTAGGGGCGAAGCAAAGATGAGGGGGTCTTAGCAGTCCGCTCCTTCTCGAGGGGTCTcactaagagcaactccacccttggagccatCCCccggcaatccactattgaatccaccctaTTGAACATTAACTgtctttaatgaatagtaactaccattaatgaacagtaattaccttttgcatctccacccttggagccctcccccttggcaataggtaataaaatagtagtttttttttgtttgtttaaataatataaaataaaataaaacagggAAATGGGGCTGTAGGGCCTCGGGATgacacaaaaaacaataaaaaaatgccTTGGCCCTCGGGCTGCAGGCCTGTCAACTATCCACCCCCTTGTGCTCGGGCTCCCACTCTCACTCGGGCCCTCCATGGTTGGAGAAGAATCAACAGGCCCTCGGGCCCCTTCTTGCAGCCCGTCCCCCGTCCAAAAACGaaggctggagttgctctaagatCACCTAGCGAGTGTTTTGGTCGAAGCGAATCCTACCTAGTCTCATTAAACTTTGTCCCTCTTGCAAACAAACACTAGACTACACTAGCTTTTAGTCTAATCCAATCCAGTGAGGCCTAGTGAAGCTAAGCAAACACACCCTTAATACTTACATATATATCCAACAGGGATGAACTGATGTTTTCTTTGATCAAGTACTAGGAAGGACTTAGCCCAAAGTTTGAGAAATTGTGAAGAGATCCAACATTAGAATGGGCCACAGGTGCTCATGGTAGGGGATATCACTAGCTTTGACAAAAAAGGAAGCTAGGAATCTTTTCATGGATGTCTAAGACCATTTTGGACATATAGCAGATACTATTGTTTTGTGTggattttatttgatttgaggGGCAAGTGGACAATCATGAGGGAGAAGTCATGGCCTTTTGGCAATTATATGTCTGTTAATTTGTTGACACTA
Encoded proteins:
- the LOC103443449 gene encoding protein DEHYDRATION-INDUCED 19 homolog 5-like, producing the protein MDADLWASRVHTAKSFSAVHAARLHYDNHMALEDSEGDDDAKSCFPCPFCYVDIEVPLLCSHLEEEHCFNFKNAVCPLCAANLGKDVIAHFTVHHASSFKHRRKSQKSGLWPGSSAMLGKALLKNGRSYAQESAPDPLLSPFICNISFPDPTGIPEDVCSDIDSPVTCGLKSGEPSPPDEACEKDREERRQRATFVQELIASTIFLDI
- the LOC103443448 gene encoding elongation factor Tu, chloroplastic, with the protein product MAISTAAAAAATSASSKLAYPYASTASPSPTTSSFSIRPSSKLTHLSSSFLNPSTILHLTPASNTRHHRRNFTVKAARGKFERKKPHVNIGTIGHVDHGKTTLTAALTMALASIGNSVSKKYDEIDAAPEERARGITINTATVEYETENRHYAHVDCPGHADYVKNMITGAAQMDGAILVVSGADGPMPQTKEHILLAKQVGVPNMVVFLNKQDQVDDEELLQLVELEVRELLSSYEFPGDDVPIISGSALLALEALMANPTISRGENQWVDKIYELMDSVDDYIPIPQRQTELPFLMAIEDVFSITGRGTVATGRVERGKVKVGDTVDIVGLKDTRNTTVTGVEMFQKILDDAMAGDNVGLLLRGIQKIDIQRGMVLAKPGTITPHTKFEAIVYVLKKEEGGRHSPFFSGYRPQFYMRTTDVTGKVTSIMNDKDEESKMVMPGDRVKIVVELIVPVACEQGMRFAIREGGKTVGAGVIQSIIE